The following are from one region of the Ptychodera flava strain L36383 chromosome 15, AS_Pfla_20210202, whole genome shotgun sequence genome:
- the LOC139152251 gene encoding tolloid-like protein 2 has protein sequence MRRNTFIETAFVCCGFNYIPGGPESGRAGENVLAARVQSAVRVQVPYHCGSVLTGVRGVISSPRWIQSASDGWCELRFSQNTVDAVITLNFQFTLSPDNGGAVPCANSNERLIFRDGLEDTSPVVEAYCFDSLPATVQSPGNELLLEYGEASSPVGGVTGFLARYYVSYSSQTIITEGSGAVTSPNWPNVYPNERIYTWEFTGLEGQTVRLDFTDFFLEDDDDLCTNNWDVLSLYDGPSELSQYIGGYCGQNSPGVVRSSGNSLYMVFKSDASIAESGFRCLYAFQTVGSDCLSCELQDNSILP, from the exons ATGCGCAGAAATACGTTTATTGAAACTGCTTTCGTCTGCTGCGGTTTCAACTACATTCCGGGTGGACCTGAAAGTGGTCGTGCTGGCGAGAATGTGCTGGCGGCACGTGTACAATCAGCCGTGCGAGTCCAAGTCCCGTACC ATTGCGGTTCAGTGTTAACAGGAGTACGCGGGGTTATTTCGTCACCACGCTGGATACAATCCGCATCCGACGGATGGTGCGAACTGAGGTTCTCTCAAAATACCGTTGACGCAGTCATTACTCTCAATTTTCAATTCACACTGTCTCCGGACAATGGGGGCGCCGTGCCGTGCGCCAACAGCAACGAAAGGCTAATCTTTCGAGATGGCCTCGAGGACACTTCCCCCGTTGTGGAAGCGTATTGCTTCGACTCGCTCCCGGCCACCGTTCAATCCCCAGGCAACGAATTGTTACTCGAATACGGTGAAGCCAGCAGCCCCGTTGGTGGTGTCACAGGATTTCTGGCTAGATATTATGTTT CGTATTCATCTCAAACGATCATAACTGAAGGATCAGGTGCTGTGACGTCACCCAATTGGCCCAATGTCTATCCTAACGAACGCATATACACCTGGGAATTCACTGGGTTGGAAGGCCAGACAGTGCGACTGGATTTCACCGACTTTTTCCTGGAGGACGATGACGACCTATGCACGAATAATTGGGATGTTCTAAGCCTGTATGACGGACCGTCCGAGCTGTCACAGTATATCGGCGGGTACTGCGGTCAGAACAGCCCCGGTGTTGTTCGCTCCTCGGGCAACAGTCTCTACATGGTTTTCAAATCGGACGCGTCTATAGCAGAGTCGGGCTTCCGTTGTCTGTATGCATTCCAAACAGTCGGCAGTGACTGTCTTTCTTGTGAATTGCAAGATAATAGCATTTTGCCATGA